In the Populus trichocarpa isolate Nisqually-1 chromosome 8, P.trichocarpa_v4.1, whole genome shotgun sequence genome, atttttataatcttaCCTACCTTAGGCAAAACCGACACAGCACTTTGAAAGGGCAGTGTGGGCATTCTAAAAATGTTAATAGTCAACTTAAATCAGATAGCTAAGTCATAATTttgaaaaccacaaaaaaaaattctaatttattaggtagtgtttggtattgagaggtaagaattgtttttaaaaatattttttatttgaaaaattatcaaaataatatattttttattttttaaaatttattcttgatattatcacattaaaataataaaaaaaattcaaaacaaaaataaatcaaaacttttgAGAAGTGCGGCCAtatagcaaaaacaaacagccCTGGAATCATATAAGCCacgtagaaaaaataattataaaagagtGAGAATAAGAAAGTTACTATCTTAAACTCAACAGAGTTCATGCTTCAGCCGTGAGCTTAATGAATTAAGTTTTGAAATTcagaataatttaatatgttatcattttaatattaaaaaaaatatattatctaaaaaaaatttaaactaaattatgtttttcatcGGTCATGAaaccattaaaataattgagtgatgcaaaaacaatttttacataattaattttaaatcaataaattagatTGGGAAAATTTAAAACTGATCCACTAGATcttgtttaataataatactaaataattcttatatatttttttctttcaaacttATGCCGTATTGAGAATGAACTCCAAAAACCTAGAGTCATCCCAACCATACCAGAACCATATATAGTGGTATCGGGGATGGCTGGACTGGATATCCAATGGGAATGGCCGAACTGTCAACCTTTTGTAAAATCAGGGAATATATATTTCCAAGGAGAAGCAGCTCAAAGCTCAATCACTCAGTAAGCCTTCATGTTTTAACATGCCCAGTCCAATTCTCTAAGAGCTTAGATAGCCTGGGCTTGGGTTCAAAACGTCATTCTCTCTGGATTTGGCAGCCTGAACATTACCTTGAAGAATGAACCTGCCtgataatttctttctttcttcacaaTACAACACTCTCATGGTGAGATGGTGCCATGGTGGCAACCAAAGAATGTGGGCAGCAAAATATGACAGGGATTTTTACTATGTGAACATTTGATACAACCagattttaatagtttttggcAACTCGGCTCCTACGTGTGGTGTATTTCTATCCAAATGCTGCTTTGCACGAGAGCCATATTTTTTCCGTCGGAGTTTCTTGATCCTCTATTCAAGTCTGGACAAGATtatattctgttttttttttttttatgctatgtTTTAAGGATACATTCTCATATAGTCACAATCCGAAGTTCAGATAAAATTTGTATGTGCTATTACAGATATATAATAACTagttttatgaattaaattgcTGGCTATGAGCTTTTGCAGAATCCACTTCAATAGGGAAACAATGGCCGGGCAtgagaaaaagagaaataatatagcttacataaaataaatcgaAGAGAAATTGAGCCTTAATATTAACCAATGGCTAATATTATTACATAAATAATCTGTGTTTTCCACCACTTGTCATaacaaataaacaacataaaaccAAATCACTATCCGCGAGCCCACAATTTGCCAGCTCATGTGTTCACAAATCTGCAGTTCGTCCTAATTTCTCCATCGACAAAGCTATCAGGATTTGTAATGTTTCCCATTTTCACCATGGAATCTGAGAATTGGTAAAAGAAAGCAATTGGATCATGGGCATACTTTATCACAAGATTCTTTGTTTCAAGTCCGAGTATGCTCGAGTACAGTTCTTGGTCTGAGTTTAGCAGGCCATCTCCTTTCAATAGTAAATGATAGAAAGAGTTGTCGAAAAGATTAGGCGTGACATAGTCCATTGCTGATATGTTATTGTCCCCTCCTCCTGTAGCTGGGCACATAGATTTCAAGTTGTTAAGATATGTCTCAGACACTGGACTTCTATCCGAAGTTGTTTCAAAGTCCCCGTAAATCCTCGCCCGAAAATTTGCACAGTGTGCCATGCCAATAGTGTGCGCCCCTGCAGATTTCACAGACAGGAATggattttaaatattagaaatgCAATGTTCTTATGATTTTTCAAGTAGTAGTTATATGCAGGGTCAATGTCCCTCCCACCATAGGAGCATCCTACCTGAAAGAGCTACCAAATCAGTAACAGAAAGGCCTTGGTAAAGAAACTTGGTAATGATAGATAGCAGACCCTCATCTGCTGTTGGAATATTTGATGCCGCGAGCTCGAAACTTGCAGTTTTAGAATCTTTTCTTCCAACAGGAACATCCCAATATGGTCCACCAACCTGCCAATATTATAACTGGTTGAAAAGGAGAGGAAGAGACCGAATTTTCTCAAACTAGCAAAAGTATGAATCTattctactactactactagctAGTAATGCTGAACAGTTTAGTACCAGAAGGACTGCATCTCTTGCTGCAATGGTGAGAATATCTGCACAAGACACTATTCCGGGGCACTCGGACTCGATCTTGTTCTTAAttctatcaatgattttaaatcCTTCTAGAGAGTTTATGTTTGTTGAAGCTTTCTTTTCCCCTTGCAGGGTGATTGTGTCATCTAGCAAAACTGAACCATCACATCCCTGCACCAATAATTGGAACATACCCTATCAGTTGGCTAGATAGGATTTATAACTTGGAGTACTATTGTATATACAGGGAAGG is a window encoding:
- the LOC7485929 gene encoding peroxidase 11, whose protein sequence is MAFPLQEIKLPILPFSMLIIISILGRSLHASDPPLTLDYYAPTCPSVFEIVKKEMECEVISDPRSAALIVRLHFHDCFVQGCDGSVLLDDTITLQGEKKASTNINSLEGFKIIDRIKNKIESECPGIVSCADILTIAARDAVLLVGGPYWDVPVGRKDSKTASFELAASNIPTADEGLLSIITKFLYQGLSVTDLVALSGAHTIGMAHCANFRARIYGDFETTSDRSPVSETYLNNLKSMCPATGGGDNNISAMDYVTPNLFDNSFYHLLLKGDGLLNSDQELYSSILGLETKNLVIKYAHDPIAFFYQFSDSMVKMGNITNPDSFVDGEIRTNCRFVNT